Proteins encoded together in one Riemerella anatipestifer window:
- a CDS encoding nucleotidyltransferase, with protein MARSVEEIQNEILTAKQNETALQELNSTSKTSIWRLWIYITAFAIWVLEKLFDTHKEEVSEALRQLKPHTARWYRNKALAFQYGFDLLEDSDQFDNEGHDPEQVEASKIIKYSAVVESTDESRLIIKIATEQGEELQPINADQKATFEAYLSEIKDAGIQTTVINYRPDILRLQMKIYRDPLVLDQNGQSILTGKKPVEDAIKAYLKRLPFNGELVLAHLVDELQKVEGVKIPHITLAESKWIDADVNDYGNFQPIDVKTIPISGYFKIENFNGIEYVV; from the coding sequence ATGGCAAGAAGCGTAGAAGAAATACAGAACGAAATACTAACCGCAAAGCAGAATGAAACTGCTTTGCAGGAGCTTAATAGCACCAGTAAGACCTCTATTTGGCGACTATGGATTTATATTACTGCTTTTGCGATTTGGGTGTTGGAAAAGTTGTTTGATACCCACAAAGAGGAAGTTTCCGAAGCGTTGCGACAGCTAAAGCCACACACGGCTCGTTGGTATAGAAATAAAGCTCTAGCCTTTCAATATGGCTTTGACTTATTAGAGGACAGCGACCAGTTTGATAACGAAGGACACGACCCCGAACAAGTAGAAGCGAGTAAAATTATCAAATATTCGGCAGTTGTAGAATCTACCGATGAAAGCCGTTTGATTATTAAAATAGCTACCGAACAAGGGGAAGAATTACAGCCTATCAATGCCGACCAAAAAGCAACATTTGAGGCGTATTTAAGTGAGATTAAAGATGCAGGCATACAAACTACCGTAATTAATTATCGTCCCGATATTCTAAGATTGCAAATGAAAATATATAGAGACCCTTTGGTCCTAGATCAAAACGGACAATCTATTCTAACAGGTAAAAAGCCGGTAGAAGATGCTATTAAGGCTTATCTAAAAAGGTTACCTTTCAACGGCGAGTTGGTTTTAGCACACTTGGTAGATGAACTTCAAAAAGTAGAAGGGGTAAAAATACCGCATATCACTCTCGCTGAAAGCAAATGGATAGATGCAGATGTAAACGACTACGGTAATTTTCAGCCTATAGATGTTAAAACAATACCTATAAGCGGCTACTTTAAAATAGAAAATTTCAACGGTATTGAGTATGTGGTATAA